A window of Rhododendron vialii isolate Sample 1 chromosome 13a, ASM3025357v1 contains these coding sequences:
- the LOC131314214 gene encoding taxadiene 5-alpha hydroxylase-like → MSPIALAAIIALVSFLFLSKFLKKVHGSKNLPKGSLGFPLIGETISFRRAHKKEQGAEWINKRVAKYGPIFKTSLMGTSTVIIVGVAGNKFVLGSGDDVFATNRPKRITALQGKYNIFELSGSRYRLVKRAMLSFLQPESLQNYVKRMDELVTTSLLKEIKEKDSTIKIVNFMQKLTFSVACDILFDINDEATKEAFLDDFRILFKALGSFPIKFPGSAYSRGLEARARISNRLLPILRKRKEELSTGVLSSTNDVVSCLLALKGENEESISEAEVADNFSILLIASHDTTAILLSLVVWKLSRDKETYTKVLQEQMDILRDREAATIEENLTWVDIQKMKYTWQVAQEMMRMIPPVFGIYRKALKDTNFGGYDILKGWQVFTVAQGTHMEKDIFSSPMEFDPSRFDKSSKPIPPYAFIPFGAGLHSCIGNEFARIETLTTIHKLVTKFEWSPMHPDETITRKAMPYPSMGLPIKIKPRIPT, encoded by the exons ATGTCTCCGATTGCCTTAGCTGCAATTATTGCTTtggtttcatttctttttctttccaagtTTCTCAAGAAAGTTCACGGTTCCAAGAATCTGCCGAAAGGATCTCTGGGCTTCCCTTTGATCGGAGAAACGATAAGCTTTCGCCGTGCTCACAAAAAAGAACAAGGCGCTGAATGGATCAACAAGAGGGTAGCAAAATACGGACCAATATTCAAAACATCCTTAATGGGTACTTCAACTGTAATCATCGTCGGTGTAGCTGGAAACAAGTTTGTTCTAGGTTCCGGCGACGATGTCTTTGCTACTAACCGACCAAAGCGAATAACTGCCCTCCAAGGAAAATACAACATTTTTGAGCTCTCTGGTTCAAG GTACAGATTGGTTAAAAGGGCGATGCTAAGTTTCTTACAACCTGAAAGTTTACAGAACTATGTCAAAAGGATGGATGAATTGGTCACCACCTCGTTGctgaaagaaataaaagagaaagaCAGTACCATCAAGATCGTGAATTTCATGCAGAAGCTCACATTCAGCGTTGCCTGTGACATCCTTTTCGATATCAATGACGAGGCAACAAAAGAGGCATTCTTAGATGATTTCCGTATACTTTTCAAAGCACTTGGCTCTTTTCCGATAAAGTTTCCCGGGTCGGCTTACTCTCGGGGATTGGAAGCCAGAGCAAGGATTTCTAATCGACTCTTACCGATTCTGAGGAAGAGAAAGGAGGAGCTCTCTACGGGTGTTTTGAGTTCAACGAACGATGTCGTGTCTTGTCTACTTGCACTAAAAGGTGAAAACGAAGAATCCATTTCAGAAGCAGAGGTCGCGGAtaatttcagcatccttttaaTTGCCAGCCATGATACAACTGCTATTCTTTTGAGTTTGGTGGTATGGAAGCTATCTAGAGATAAAGAAACATACACCAAAGTTCTGCAAG AACAAATGGACATATTAAGAGACCGAGAAGCAGCAACGATAGAAGAAAATTTAACCTGGGTTGACATACAAAAGATGAAGTACACATGGCAAGTTGCTCAAGAAATGATGAGGATGATACCCCCTGTTTTTGGTATCTACAGAAAAGCACTTAAAGATACTAACTTCGGTGGCTATGATATCCTCAAAGGATGGCAG GTCTTTACCGTAGCCCAGGGAACGCATATGGAAAAGGATATATTCAGTAGTCCCATGGAGTTTGATCCATCTCGTTTCGATAAGTCATCAAAACCAATACCACCGTACGCTTTTATTCCTTTTGGAGCTGGACTTCATAGCTGTATCGGGAATGAATTTGCCAGGATTGAAACCTTAACTACCATACATAAGTTGGTTACAAAGTTCGAGTGGTCACCAATGCATCCTGATGAAACCATTACTCGTAAAGCAATGCCGTATCCATCAATGGGTCTCCcgatcaaaatcaaaccaaggaTTCCGACATGA
- the LOC131314216 gene encoding RING-H2 finger protein ATL73-like — MAMARHHHHQHRLLLNTHTVAPPPNIGSSTSHGSGGSFDNNMMLILAALLCSLIGALLINSIIRCAIRCSQRLAIEDPDLVLSQLAPTGVSKDALGQIPVVAYQPGSDIPAKECCPICLGEFGGGEKVRILPKCGHGFHVKCIDTWLLSHSSCPNCRVYVL, encoded by the coding sequence ATGGCCATGGCAaggcaccaccaccaccagcaccGCCTCCTGCTCAACACTCACACAGTGGCACCACCACCAAACATCGGAAGCAGTACTTCACATGGCAGTGGTGGGAGTTTCGACAACAACATGATGTTAATTCTGGCAGCCTTGCTATGCTCGTTAATAGGTGCACTTTTGATAAACTCAATCATCCGTTGTGCCATACGGTGCAGCCAAAGACTTGCAATTGAGGACCCCGATCTGGTTCTATCTCAATTGGCTCCCACGGGGGTGAGTAAAGATGCACTGGGCCAGATTCCGGTGGTGGCATATCAGCCGGGAAGCGATATTCCGGCTAAGGAATGTTGTCCGATTTGCCTCGGAGAATTCGGTGGTGGAGAGAAGGTTAGGATTTTACCTAAATGTGGCCATGGTTTTCATGTGAAGTGTATAGACACATGGTTGTTGTCGCACTCGTCGTGTCCAAATTGTAGAGTCTATGTTCTTTGA